One Nitrosomonas sp. PY1 DNA window includes the following coding sequences:
- a CDS encoding DUF2780 domain-containing protein, which translates to MNKTKCTQLSIAITILFLAGCAANPGVSTSDGVAAQTGQQALNAGSAAASSSAGLNQIGLVDILVHRLGVSPQQALGGAGAVFQAAKGNMDPQAFTSLSESVPGMSTMLGAAPSLSGATGLGGMSSMLGGASSGSSGSLAALAGSFQQLNLSPDMVGKFIPVITNYVQQSSGQASAQLLQSALGVR; encoded by the coding sequence ATGAATAAAACAAAATGTACTCAATTAAGTATTGCCATTACAATTTTATTTTTAGCGGGGTGCGCTGCGAATCCAGGAGTTAGTACTTCCGATGGTGTTGCAGCACAAACAGGTCAACAGGCGCTCAATGCCGGTAGCGCTGCTGCGAGTAGCAGTGCGGGACTTAACCAAATTGGTTTGGTCGATATATTAGTTCATCGTCTGGGGGTGTCACCGCAACAAGCTTTGGGTGGAGCTGGTGCTGTCTTCCAAGCGGCAAAAGGAAACATGGATCCCCAGGCATTTACGTCGCTTTCTGAATCAGTACCGGGTATGAGTACTATGCTTGGCGCAGCGCCTTCCTTGTCTGGGGCTACAGGATTGGGTGGAATGTCTTCCATGTTAGGAGGAGCAAGTAGCGGTTCATCAGGTAGTCTCGCAGCACTTGCCGGATCTTTTCAGCAGCTTAATCTCTCTCCCGATATGGTTGGGAAATTTATTCCTGTTATAACGAATTACGTTCAACAATCGAGCGGGCAAGCTTCAGCACAACTATTACAATCTGCCTTGGGCGTACGGTAA